Proteins encoded in a region of the Nicotiana tomentosiformis chromosome 9, ASM39032v3, whole genome shotgun sequence genome:
- the LOC138899121 gene encoding uncharacterized protein, with protein MSPPVYCDAKKKVFLKLRHGSMSIAKYQQKFLKLSRYAGGIIDGERDKCRRFEEGLNGYIRKSVAILQLDDFSKLILAALIWERIDKEEDSRRENRFMKGNLDYGGPSEKGKFDYSKNESAQKSSYHKKNKPNFSIYSKLCPSLDHKVKDYPNPNPNPLSYTHTEGSVQKHVTTHFQANRGARPRNVQAPGSGGANQASGSRSTARVNAMRLRNDQDGSDLVVDLLEMPFQDYDVIVGMDWIHRYHALVNCRLKQVTFRTPAYSRIVVQGEISLTSNIIYAVLVRKVICQGCHAYLAHLVDTRLESPSLKDIPIMCDFPDVFLDELPGLPPEREIGFPIELVPRTTPISIAPYRVAPADLKELNA; from the exons ATGTCCCCccctgtctattgtgatgctaagAAAAAAGTGTTTCTGAAATTAAGACATGGGAGTATGTCTATTGCAAAGTATCAACAAAAGTTTCTCAAGCTTTCTCGCTATGCTGGAGGTATTATTGATGGTGAAAGAGACAAGTGCAGAAGATTTGAAGAAGGTTTGAATGGTTACATTCGAAAGTCTGTGGCAATCTTGCAACTTGATGATTTTTCCAAGCTAATTCTAGCTGCTCTTATTTGGGAAAGAATTGACAAGGAAGAAGATAGTAGGAGAGAAAACAGGTTTATGAAGGGTAATTTAGATTATGGCGGTCCATCCGAGAAGGGAAAGTTTGACTACTCAAAGAATGAAAGTGCACAAAAGTCATCATATCATAAGAAGAATAAGCCAAATTTCTCTATCTACTCCAAGTTATGTCCAAG TTTGGACCATAAAGTGAAGGATTATCCTAATCCTAATCCTAATCCTCTTTCTTATACACATACAGAGGGATCAGTTCAAAAGCATGTCACTACTCATTTTCAAGCTAATAGGGGTGCAAGACCTAGAAATGTGCAAGCACCAGGTTCAGGTGGAGCTAATCAGGCTAGTGGGTCGAGATCTACTGCACGAGTCAATGCTATGAGACTGAGGAATGACCAAGATGGTTCGGACTTGGTTGTTG ACTTGCTTGAAATGCCCTTCCAAGACTATGATGTTATTGTTGGTATGGATTGGATCCATAGGTACCATGCATTGGTTAATTGTAGGTTGAAGCAAGTGACTTTTAGAACTCCTGCATATTCACGCATAGTAGTTCAAGGAGAAATATCACTGACATCTAATATTATTTATGCGGTCTTGGTAAGGAAGGTGATTTGTCAAGGTTGTCATGCCTATCTTGCTCATTTAGTCGATACACGATTGGAGAGTCCAAGTCTTAAGGACATACCAATCATGTGCgactttcctgatgtatttcttgATGAACTTCCTGGGTTGCCTCCAGAAAGGGAGATTGGATTTCCTATAGAGCTTGTCCCTAGAACTACTCCTATTTCTATTGCTCCTTATAGAGTGGCTCCAGCTGACTTAAAAGAGTTGAATGCTTAG